Proteins found in one Planococcus citri chromosome 2, ihPlaCitr1.1, whole genome shotgun sequence genomic segment:
- the LOC135836215 gene encoding copine-8-like: MSGAFVPGSSASVVSEVELSISARSLLGSDILSKSDPMCVTYVQPFGTQEWKEYHRTEVIKDNHDPNFVSKVVIQFKFEEQQPLKFEIYDIDGTSTNLSNHDFLGFTVCNLGQIVSSGKAKLQLQRKTDYGRVEPIQSYILISAEELSSNNDEVTLQFRGHNLDKKDWFGKSDPFIEIYKTTESGEFILVHKTEVIKSTLNPLWKRFYLPLKTLCNADYDRTLKFMCWDWNSSGSHSRIGEFQATLNELSQSGAKFSLIHPEKKKKHNYKNSGDILVEFFEINKVYSFMDYIKGGLQVHCTVAIDFTGSNGDPATPNSLHYITHNALNNYEQAINSVVSIIQDYDTDKQFPVLGFGARLPPDGRISHEFYVNMNPNNPYCNGVAGVLDAYRTCIRQVQLYGPTNFTPVIEHVIKFAQSYNDGNNYFILLILTDGVISDMPQTVRAIISASALPISIIIVGIGGADFSAMELLDADRVPLQSGGLQAQRDIVQFVPFSKFLSQGDPRTARLRLAKEVLAEVPRQLVGYMKANRIVPNAPRLNPIDLPPNPDQF, translated from the exons ATGTCAGGAGCGTTTGTACCAGGCAGTTCTGCCTCTGTTGTTTCGGAGGTGGAATTATCGATCTCAGCTAg AAGTTTACTCGGGAGCGACATCCTCTCCAAATCGGATCCTATGTGCGTCACTTACGTACAACCATTTGGTACCCAAGAATGGAAAGAATATCACCGGACTGAAGTTATAAAGGATAATCACGACCCGAATTTCGTATCTAAAGTAGTCATTCAGTTTAAATTCGAAGAACAGCAACCTTTGAAATTCGAGATCTACGATATTGACGGCACAAGCACCAATTTAAGCAATCATGATTTCTTAGGATTCACCGTGTGCAATTTAGGACAAATAGTATCCAGTGGAAAG GCAAAGTTACAATTGCAACGAAAAACCGATTATGGACGAGTAGAACCTATTCAAAGTTACATTTTAATCAGCGCTGAAGAATTATCCAGTAATAATGACGAGGTTACGTTGCAATTCAGAGGTCATAACCTGGATAAGAAAGATTGGTTCGGGAAATCTGACCCGttcattgaaatttataaaaccACCGAGAGCGGTGAATTTATTCTCGTTCATAAAACAGAG GTCATTAAAAGCACATTGAATCCACTCTGGAAACGATTCTACTTACCGCTGAAAACGTTATGTAACGCAGATTACGATCGAACTTTGAAGTTTATGTGTTGGGACTGGAATTCGAGCGGTAGTCATAGTCGTATCGGCGAATTTCAAGCTACGCTCAATGAACTTAGTCAAAGCGGTGCTAAGTTCAGTTTGATTCATCCGGAAAAAAAG aaaaaacataattacaaGAATTCAGGCGAcattttggtggaattttttgaaattaataaggTGTACTCGTTTATGGATTACATAAAAGGTGGTTTACAAGTACACTGCACCGTTGCTATTGATTTCACAG GCTCTAATGGTGATCCAGCGACACCGAATTCATTGCATTATATTACCCATAATGCTTTGAATAATTACGAGCAAGCAATCAATTCGGTAGTATCTATTATACAAGATTACGATACGGATAAACAATTTCCTGTTCTCGGTTTCGGTGCTCGTTTACCTCCTGATGGGCGTATTTCGCACGAATTTTACGTCAATATGAATCCGAATAATCCATATTGTAACGGAGTAGCAG GAGTCCTTGACGCTTATCGTACTTGTATACGGCAAGTTCAGTTATACGGTCCCACCAACTTTACGCCGGTTATCGAGCATGTTATTAAATTTGCTCAAAGTTATAACGATGGAAATAACTACTTCATTTTATTAATCCTCACCGACGGCGTTATCTCTGATATGCCTCAAACAGTGAGA GCTATTATATCAGCTTCTGCGTTACCTATTTCGATCATCATAGTAGGTATAGGCGGTGCTGACTTCAGTGCTATGGAACTATTGGACGCAGATAGAGTACCCTTACAATCAGGAGGTCTGCAAGCACAACGAGATATTGTTCAGTTTGTGCCATTTAGCAAATTTCTTTCACAAGGGGATCCTCGTACAGCTAGACTGCGCCTTGCTAAAGAAGTCTTGGCTGAAGTGCCTCGGCAGTTAGTCGGTTACATGAAAGCTAATCGAATCGTACCGAATGCGCCTCGTTTAAATCCTATCGATTTACCACCAAACCCGGATCAATtctaa